The following are from one region of the Escherichia sp. E4742 genome:
- the ynjE gene encoding thiosulfate sulfurtransferase YnjE produces the protein MKRVSQMTALAMALGLACASSWAAELAKPLTLDQLQQQNGKAIDTRPSAFYNGWPQTLNGPSGHEPAALNLSASWLDKMSAEQFNEWIKQHNLKTDAPVALYGNDKDVNAVKTRLQKAGFTHISILSDALSEPSRLQKLPHFEQLVYPQWLHDLQQGKDVTAKPAGDWKVIEAAWGAPKFYLISHIPGADYIDTNEVESEPLWNKVSDEQLKAMLAKHGIRHDTTVILYGRDVYAAARVAQIMLYAGVKDVRLLDGGWQTWSDAGLPVERGTPPKVKPEPDFGVKIPAQPQLMLDMEQARGLLHRQDASLVSVRSWAEFIGTTSGYDYIKPKGDIPGARWGHAGSDSTHMEDFHNPDGTMRTADDVAAMWKEWNILPDQQVSFYCGTGWRASETFMYARAMGWNNVSVYDGGWYEWSSDPKNPIATGDRGPDSSK, from the coding sequence ATGAAACGTGTTTCTCAAATGACCGCGCTGGCAATGGCTTTAGGGCTGGCTTGCGCTTCTTCGTGGGCCGCTGAACTGGCGAAGCCTCTTACACTTGACCAGCTTCAACAACAAAATGGCAAAGCGATAGATACTCGCCCCAGTGCGTTTTATAACGGCTGGCCACAAACCTTAAATGGCCCTTCCGGTCATGAACCTGCCGCCTTAAACCTTTCTGCTAGCTGGCTCGACAAAATGAGCGCCGAACAGTTCAACGAGTGGATCAAGCAACATAACCTGAAAACGGATGCGCCAGTGGCGCTGTACGGTAATGACAAAGATGTCAACGCCGTCAAAACGCGACTACAAAAAGCAGGCTTTACGCACATCTCTATCTTGAGTGATGCGCTAAGCGAACCTTCCCGACTGCAAAAACTGCCTCACTTTGAACAGCTGGTATATCCGCAGTGGCTGCATGACCTGCAACAGGGAAAAGACGTTACAGCGAAACCTGCGGGTGACTGGAAAGTCATTGAAGCAGCCTGGGGCGCACCAAAGTTTTACCTTATCAGCCATATTCCCGGCGCTGACTACATCGATACCAACGAAGTGGAAAGCGAACCGCTGTGGAATAAAGTTTCTGATGAACAACTAAAAGCGATGCTGGCAAAACACGGCATTCGTCATGACACCACGGTCATTCTGTACGGGCGTGACGTATACGCGGCAGCGCGCGTGGCGCAAATTATGCTCTACGCTGGCGTGAAAGATGTGCGACTGTTGGATGGCGGCTGGCAAACCTGGTCCGATGCGGGTCTGCCCGTTGAGCGCGGTACGCCACCGAAAGTAAAACCGGAACCTGACTTCGGCGTGAAGATCCCGGCGCAACCGCAACTGATGCTCGATATGGAGCAGGCACGTGGGCTGCTGCATCGCCAGGATGCCTCACTGGTCAGCGTACGTTCCTGGGCGGAATTTATTGGCACCACCAGCGGCTATGACTACATCAAGCCAAAAGGTGACATCCCGGGCGCACGTTGGGGGCATGCGGGCAGCGACTCAACGCATATGGAGGATTTCCATAACCCGGACGGCACCATGCGTACTGCGGATGACGTCGCGGCAATGTGGAAAGAATGGAATATCCTGCCAGATCAACAAGTCTCGTTCTACTGCGGCACCGGCTGGCGCGCCTCAGAAACCTTTATGTATGCGCGCGCAATGGGCTGGAACAACGTCTCCGTATATGACGGTGGTTGGTACGAATGGAGTAGCGACCCGAAAAACCCCATAGCAACAGGTGATCGCGGCCCGGACAGTAGCAAATAA
- a CDS encoding CDP-alcohol phosphatidyltransferase family protein yields MLDRHLHPRIKPLLHQCVRVLDKPGITPDGLTLVGFAIGVLALPFLALGWYLAALIAILLNRLLDGLDGALARRRGLTDAGGFLDISLDFLFYALVPFGFILAAPEQNALAGGWLLFAFIGTGSSFLAFAALAAKHQIDNPGYAHKSFYYLGGLTEGSETILLFVLSCLFPAYFPWFAWIFGALCWMTTFTRVWSGYLTLKSLQRQ; encoded by the coding sequence GTGTTAGACCGCCATCTTCATCCCCGAATTAAACCTTTGCTGCATCAGTGCGTGCGGGTTCTGGATAAACCTGGCATCACGCCAGATGGTTTAACGTTAGTGGGATTTGCTATCGGCGTGCTGGCACTGCCGTTTCTGGCGTTGGGCTGGTATCTGGCGGCGCTGATTGCCATTTTACTGAACAGGTTGCTTGATGGTCTGGACGGCGCGCTGGCGCGGCGCAGAGGGTTAACCGACGCAGGTGGCTTTCTCGATATTTCGTTGGATTTCCTTTTTTACGCGCTGGTGCCGTTCGGGTTTATTCTCGCCGCACCGGAACAAAATGCGCTGGCGGGCGGCTGGCTGCTGTTTGCGTTTATCGGCACGGGCAGCAGTTTTCTCGCATTTGCTGCGTTGGCTGCGAAACATCAGATTGATAACCCCGGCTATGCACATAAGTCGTTTTACTATCTGGGGGGATTAACCGAAGGAAGCGAGACGATTTTACTGTTTGTCCTGAGTTGCCTCTTTCCGGCGTATTTCCCGTGGTTTGCGTGGATATTTGGCGCGCTGTGCTGGATGACAACATTTACGCGAGTGTGGAGTGGATATCTGACGCTGAAGTCGCTTCAGCGTCAGTAA
- the nudG gene encoding CTP pyrophosphohydrolase has translation MKMIDVVAAIIERDGKILIAQRPAHSDQAGLWEFAGGKVEADESQPQALVRELREELGIDATVGEYVASHQREVSGRIIHLHAWHVPDFHGTLQAHEHQALVWCLPEEALQYPLAPADIPLLHAFMALRAARPADWC, from the coding sequence ATGAAAATGATTGATGTTGTTGCCGCCATTATCGAACGGGATGGCAAAATTTTAATCGCGCAACGCCCTGCGCATAGCGATCAAGCGGGATTATGGGAGTTTGCCGGTGGCAAAGTCGAGGCGGATGAAAGTCAGCCACAGGCGCTGGTACGGGAATTGCGCGAAGAACTGGGCATTGACGCAACGGTTGGTGAATATGTTGCCAGCCATCAGCGGGAAGTGTCTGGCCGGATTATCCATCTTCATGCCTGGCACGTACCGGATTTCCACGGTACGTTACAGGCACACGAACATCAGGCGCTGGTCTGGTGTCTGCCAGAGGAAGCATTGCAATATCCGCTGGCTCCTGCTGATATTCCACTACTTCATGCGTTTATGGCTTTACGCGCCGCCAGACCAGCGGATTGGTGCTAA
- a CDS encoding YnjH family protein → MSRALFAVALVFPFFALANQHYRPDVEVNVPPEVFNSGGQSAQPCSQCCVYQDQNYSEGAVIKAEGILLQCQRDDKTISTNPLVWRRVKP, encoded by the coding sequence GTGAGTCGAGCATTGTTCGCCGTAGCGTTGGTATTCCCGTTTTTTGCGCTGGCTAATCAGCATTATCGTCCGGATGTGGAAGTGAATGTGCCGCCGGAAGTGTTTAATTCTGGCGGACAGTCGGCGCAGCCTTGTAGCCAGTGCTGCGTTTATCAGGATCAAAACTATTCCGAAGGGGCAGTGATTAAAGCGGAGGGAATACTGTTGCAATGCCAGAGGGATGACAAAACCATTAGCACCAATCCGCTGGTCTGGCGGCGCGTAAAGCCATAA
- the gdhA gene encoding NADP-specific glutamate dehydrogenase: MDQTYSLESFLNHVQKRDPNQTEFAQAVREVMTTLWPFLEQNPQYRQMSLLERLVEPERVIQFRVVWVDDRNQVQVNRAWRVQFSSAIGPYKGGMRFHPSVNLSILKFLGFEQTFKNALTTLPMGGGKGGSDFDPKGKSEGEVMRFCQALMTELYRHLGADTDVPAGDIGVGGREVGFMAGMMKKLSNNTACVFTGKGLSFGGSLIRPEATGYGLVYFTEAMLKRHGMGFEGMRVSVSGSGNVAQYAIEKAMEFGARVVTASDSSGTVVDESGFTKEKLARLIEIKASRDGRVADYAKEFGLVYLEGQQPWSVPVDIALPCATQNELDVDAAHQLIANGVKAVAEGANMPTTIEATELFQQAGVLFAPGKAANAGGVATSGLEMAQNAARLGWKAEKVDARLHHIMLDIHHACVEHGGEGEQTNYVQGANIAGFVKVADAMLAQGVI; the protein is encoded by the coding sequence ATGGATCAGACATATTCTCTGGAGTCATTCCTCAACCATGTACAAAAGCGCGACCCGAATCAAACCGAGTTCGCGCAAGCCGTTCGTGAAGTAATGACCACACTCTGGCCTTTTCTTGAACAAAATCCCCAATATCGCCAGATGTCATTACTGGAGCGTCTGGTTGAACCGGAGCGCGTGATCCAGTTTCGCGTGGTATGGGTTGACGATCGCAACCAGGTGCAGGTCAACCGCGCATGGCGCGTCCAGTTCAGCTCCGCCATCGGCCCGTATAAAGGTGGTATGCGCTTCCACCCTTCAGTAAACCTCTCCATTCTTAAATTCCTCGGCTTCGAACAAACCTTCAAAAATGCCCTGACTACCCTGCCGATGGGCGGTGGTAAAGGCGGCAGCGATTTCGACCCGAAAGGGAAAAGCGAAGGCGAAGTGATGCGTTTCTGCCAGGCACTAATGACTGAACTGTATCGCCACTTGGGCGCGGATACCGACGTTCCGGCGGGCGATATCGGCGTTGGTGGTCGTGAAGTCGGCTTTATGGCGGGGATGATGAAAAAGCTCTCCAACAATACCGCCTGCGTCTTCACCGGTAAGGGTCTTTCTTTTGGCGGCAGTCTTATTCGCCCGGAAGCTACCGGCTACGGCCTGGTTTATTTCACAGAAGCGATGCTGAAACGCCACGGTATGGGTTTTGAAGGCATGCGTGTTTCCGTTTCTGGCTCCGGCAACGTCGCCCAGTACGCTATCGAAAAAGCGATGGAATTTGGTGCTCGCGTGGTTACAGCATCAGACTCCAGCGGCACTGTAGTTGATGAAAGCGGATTCACGAAAGAGAAACTGGCTCGTCTTATCGAAATCAAAGCCAGCCGCGATGGTCGTGTTGCGGATTACGCCAAAGAATTTGGTCTGGTCTATCTCGAAGGCCAACAGCCGTGGTCTGTGCCGGTTGATATCGCCCTGCCGTGCGCAACTCAGAACGAACTGGATGTAGACGCTGCACATCAGCTTATCGCCAATGGTGTTAAAGCGGTGGCGGAAGGGGCAAATATGCCAACCACCATCGAAGCGACTGAGCTGTTCCAGCAGGCAGGCGTACTGTTTGCTCCGGGTAAAGCGGCTAATGCTGGCGGTGTAGCAACATCGGGCCTGGAAATGGCGCAAAACGCTGCGCGTCTGGGCTGGAAAGCCGAGAAGGTTGATGCGCGTTTACACCACATTATGCTGGATATCCACCATGCCTGTGTTGAACACGGCGGCGAAGGCGAACAAACCAACTACGTGCAGGGCGCGAACATTGCGGGCTTTGTGAAGGTTGCGGATGCGATGCTGGCGCAAGGGGTAATTTAA
- the topB gene encoding DNA topoisomerase III: MRLFIAEKPSLARAIADVLPKPHRKGDGFIECGNGQMVTWCIGHLLEQAQPDVYDSRYARWNLADLPIVPEKWQLQPRPSVTKQLNVIKRFLHEASEIVHAGDPDREGQLLVDEVLDYLQLAPEKRQQVQRCLINDLNPQAVERAIERLRSNSEFVPLCVSALARARADWLYGINMTRAYTILGRNAGYQGVLSVGRVQTPVLGLVVRRDEEIENFVAKDFFEVKAHIVTPADERFTAIWQPSEACEPYQDEEGRLLHRPLAEHVVNRISGQPAIVTSYNDKRESESAPLPFSLSALQIEAAKRFGLSAQNVLDICQKLYETHKLITYPRSDCRYLPEEHFAGRQAVMNAISVHAPDLLPQPVVDPNLRNRCWDDKKVDAHHAIIPTARSSAINLTENEAKVYNLIARQYLMQFCPDAVFRKCVIELEIAKGKFVAKARFLAEAGWRTLLGSKERDEENDGTPLPVVAKGDELLCEKGEVVERQTQPPRHFTDATLLSAMTGIARFVQDKNLKKILRATDGLGTEATRAGIIELLFKRGFLTKKGRYIHSTDAGKALFHSLPEMATRPDMTAHWESVLTQISEKQCRYQDFMQPLVGTLYQLIDQAKRTPVRQFRGIVAPGSGEEKKKASPRKRAVKKSPPSEDAGSGSIT; the protein is encoded by the coding sequence ATGCGGTTGTTTATAGCCGAAAAACCGAGTCTGGCACGCGCTATTGCTGATGTCCTGCCCAAACCGCATCGTAAAGGCGATGGCTTTATCGAGTGCGGCAATGGTCAGATGGTGACCTGGTGTATCGGTCACCTGCTTGAGCAGGCGCAGCCAGACGTCTACGACAGCCGCTATGCGCGCTGGAATCTGGCGGATTTGCCGATTGTCCCGGAAAAGTGGCAACTGCAACCACGCCCCTCTGTAACCAAACAACTTAACGTCATCAAACGCTTTCTGCATGAAGCCAGCGAAATTGTTCATGCCGGTGACCCGGATCGTGAAGGGCAATTGCTGGTGGATGAAGTGCTGGACTACCTGCAACTGGCACCGGAAAAGCGCCAGCAAGTTCAACGTTGCCTGATCAACGACCTGAACCCGCAGGCGGTTGAACGGGCGATTGAGCGTCTCCGCTCCAACAGCGAGTTTGTACCGCTATGCGTTTCCGCACTGGCGCGAGCGCGTGCCGACTGGCTGTACGGCATCAATATGACCCGTGCGTATACCATTCTCGGTCGCAATGCTGGCTATCAGGGCGTACTTTCCGTTGGACGCGTGCAGACGCCTGTGCTCGGGCTGGTAGTGCGCCGCGACGAAGAAATTGAAAACTTCGTGGCGAAAGATTTCTTTGAGGTCAAAGCGCATATCGTGACACCTGCCGATGAGCGGTTTACCGCTATCTGGCAACCGAGTGAAGCGTGCGAGCCGTACCAGGATGAAGAAGGGCGTTTATTGCATCGCCCGCTGGCGGAGCATGTGGTTAACCGCATCAGTGGTCAACCGGCGATCGTCACCAGCTATAACGATAAACGGGAATCAGAATCCGCGCCGCTGCCGTTTTCGCTTTCGGCGTTGCAGATTGAAGCGGCAAAACGCTTTGGTCTGAGCGCGCAGAACGTGCTTGATATCTGCCAGAAGCTGTACGAAACGCACAAACTGATCACTTATCCGCGTTCCGATTGTCGTTATTTGCCGGAAGAACATTTTGCCGGACGTCAGGCGGTGATGAATGCCATCAGCGTCCATGCACCGGATCTCCTGCCGCAGCCGGTGGTCGACCCGAATTTACGCAACCGCTGCTGGGATGACAAAAAGGTCGATGCACACCACGCTATCATCCCGACCGCGCGGAGTTCTGCCATCAACCTGACGGAGAACGAAGCGAAGGTCTATAACCTGATTGCTCGTCAGTATTTGATGCAGTTCTGCCCGGATGCGGTGTTCCGCAAGTGTGTTATCGAACTGGAAATAGCCAAAGGCAAATTTGTCGCTAAAGCCCGTTTTCTTGCCGAAGCAGGCTGGCGTACGCTGTTAGGCAGCAAAGAGCGTGATGAAGAAAACGACGGTACACCACTGCCTGTGGTGGCGAAAGGCGATGAGTTGCTGTGTGAAAAAGGTGAGGTGGTCGAACGACAAACCCAGCCGCCACGCCATTTTACCGATGCAACACTGCTTTCGGCGATGACCGGGATCGCGCGCTTTGTGCAGGACAAAAATCTGAAAAAGATCCTCCGTGCGACCGATGGTCTGGGGACAGAAGCAACCCGAGCCGGGATTATTGAACTGCTGTTCAAGCGTGGCTTCCTGACCAAAAAAGGGCGCTACATCCACTCCACCGATGCCGGAAAAGCGTTATTCCATTCGCTGCCAGAAATGGCTACGCGACCGGACATGACCGCACACTGGGAATCGGTGCTGACGCAAATCAGCGAAAAGCAGTGTCGCTACCAGGACTTTATGCAGCCGCTGGTGGGAACGCTTTACCAATTGATTGATCAGGCGAAGCGTACGCCGGTGCGGCAGTTTCGCGGCATAGTGGCACCGGGTAGTGGAGAAGAGAAGAAAAAGGCTTCACCACGCAAGCGAGCGGTGAAAAAAAGCCCGCCATCAGAAGACGCGGGCAGTGGATCGATAACATAA
- the selD gene encoding selenide, water dikinase SelD, with translation MSENSIRLTQYSHGAGCGCKISPKVLETILHSEQAKFVDPNLLVGNETRDDAAVYDLGNGTSVISTTDFFMPIVDNPFDFGRIAATNAISDIFAMGGKPIMAIAILGWPINKLSPEIAREVTEGGRYACRQAGIALAGGHSIDAPEPIFGLAVTGIVPTERVKKNSTAQAGCKLFLTKPLGIGVLTTAEKKSLLKPEHQGLATEVMCRMNIAGASFANIEGVKAMTDVTGFGLLGHLSEMCQGAGVQARVDYDAIPKLPGVEEYIKLGAVPGGTERNFASYGHLMGEMPREVRDLLCDPQTSGGLLLAVMPEAENEVKATAAEFGIELTAIGELVPARGGRAMVEIH, from the coding sequence ATGAGCGAGAACTCGATTCGTTTGACCCAATACAGCCACGGAGCAGGTTGCGGCTGTAAAATTTCCCCAAAAGTGTTGGAAACCATTCTGCACAGCGAGCAGGCGAAGTTTGTTGATCCGAATTTGCTCGTGGGTAACGAAACCCGCGACGATGCGGCAGTATACGATCTTGGTAATGGCACCAGTGTCATCAGCACCACCGATTTCTTTATGCCGATCGTTGATAATCCTTTCGATTTTGGCCGCATTGCGGCGACTAACGCCATCAGCGATATCTTCGCGATGGGCGGCAAACCGATTATGGCCATTGCGATCCTTGGCTGGCCAATTAACAAACTTTCCCCGGAAATTGCCCGCGAAGTGACCGAAGGTGGCCGCTATGCATGTCGTCAGGCAGGGATTGCGCTGGCAGGCGGTCACTCCATCGACGCGCCGGAACCCATTTTTGGTCTGGCGGTGACGGGGATCGTTCCAACTGAGCGGGTGAAGAAAAACAGTACCGCACAAGCCGGATGTAAACTGTTCCTGACTAAACCGCTGGGGATTGGCGTTCTTACCACAGCTGAGAAAAAATCACTGCTGAAACCGGAACATCAGGGGCTGGCGACGGAAGTGATGTGTCGGATGAATATCGCAGGTGCGTCATTTGCCAACATTGAAGGCGTAAAAGCGATGACCGACGTCACCGGTTTTGGTCTGCTGGGCCATTTAAGCGAAATGTGCCAGGGGGCAGGCGTGCAGGCTCGCGTCGATTATGACGCGATCCCGAAACTGCCGGGCGTGGAAGAGTACATTAAACTGGGCGCTGTGCCGGGTGGCACCGAACGCAACTTTGCCAGCTACGGCCATTTGATGGGCGAAATGCCGCGCGAAGTACGCGATCTGTTGTGTGATCCGCAAACTTCTGGTGGTCTGCTGCTGGCGGTTATGCCGGAAGCAGAAAATGAAGTCAAAGCTACCGCAGCCGAGTTTGGCATTGAGCTGACGGCGATTGGCGAACTGGTGCCTGCGCGTGGCGGTCGTGCCATGGTTGAGATCCATTAA
- a CDS encoding NAD(P)H nitroreductase: MDALELLINRRSASRLAEPAPTGEQLQNILRAGMRAPDHKSMQPWHFFVIEGEGRERFSTVLQQGAIAAGSDDKAIDKARNAPFRAPLIITVVAKCEENHKVPCWEQEMSAGCAVMAMQMAAVAQGFGGIWRSGGLTESPVVREAFGCREQDKIVGFLYLGTPQLKASTSINVPDPTPFVTYF; this comes from the coding sequence ATGGATGCACTCGAACTATTGATCAACCGCCGCAGCGCCTCACGTCTGGCTGAACCTGCTCCAACTGGCGAACAACTGCAAAATATCCTGCGTGCCGGAATGCGTGCACCGGACCATAAGTCCATGCAACCGTGGCATTTTTTTGTGATTGAAGGGGAAGGCCGCGAACGTTTCAGTACCGTGCTGCAACAGGGTGCAATTGCTGCGGGTAGTGATGATAAAGCTATCGACAAAGCCCGTAATGCCCCGTTCCGTGCGCCGCTCATCATCACCGTGGTGGCGAAATGTGAAGAAAATCATAAAGTCCCGTGTTGGGAGCAGGAGATGTCTGCGGGTTGCGCGGTTATGGCGATGCAAATGGCGGCGGTTGCCCAGGGCTTTGGCGGCATTTGGCGTAGTGGTGGGTTAACCGAAAGTCCGGTGGTGCGTGAGGCGTTCGGTTGTCGGGAGCAGGATAAAATTGTCGGCTTTCTCTATCTCGGCACGCCGCAATTGAAAGCGTCAACGTCGATTAACGTTCCGGATCCGACGCCGTTTGTTACTTATTTTTGA
- the sppA gene encoding signal peptide peptidase SppA, with amino-acid sequence MRTLWRFIAGFFKWTWRLLNFVREMVLNLFFIFLVLVGVGIWMQVSSSDTKETAGRGALLLDISGVIVDKPDSSQRFSKLSRQLLGASSDRLQENSLFDIVNTIRQAKDDRNITGIVMDLKDFAGGDQPSMQYIGKALKEFRDSGKPVYAIGENYSQGQYYLASFANKIWLSPQGVVDLHGFATNGLYYKSLLDKLKVSTHVFRVGTYKSAVEPFIRDDMSPAAREADSRWIGELWQNYLNTVAANRQIPAQQVFPGAQGLLAGLTKTGGDTAKYALDNKLVDVLATNAEIEKALTKEFGWSKADKNYRAISYYDYALKTPADTGDSIGVVFANGAIMDGEETQGNVGGDTTAAQIRDARLDPKVKAIVLRVNSPGGSVTASEVIRSELAAARAAGKPVVVSMGGMAASGGYWISTPANYIVANPSTLTGSIGIFGVITTVENSLDSIGVHTDGVSTSPLADVSITKSLPPEVQQMMQLSIENGYKRFITLVADSRNSTPEQIDKIAQGHVWTGQDAKANGLVDSLGDFDDAVAKAAELAKLKQWHLEYYVDEPTFFDKVMDNMSGSVRAMLPDTLQAMLPTPLASVASTVKSESDKLAAFNDPQNRYAFCLTCANVR; translated from the coding sequence ATGCGAACCCTTTGGCGATTTATTGCCGGATTTTTTAAATGGACGTGGCGTCTGCTCAATTTTGTCCGTGAAATGGTACTTAACCTGTTCTTTATTTTCCTCGTGCTGGTTGGCGTGGGGATCTGGATGCAGGTCAGTAGTAGCGATACTAAAGAAACCGCGGGTCGTGGCGCATTACTGCTCGATATTTCAGGCGTGATCGTCGATAAGCCCGACAGTTCGCAGCGGTTTAGTAAGTTAAGCCGCCAGCTGCTTGGCGCCAGTTCCGATCGTCTGCAGGAAAATTCGCTTTTTGATATCGTGAACACGATTCGCCAGGCTAAAGATGACCGGAATATCACCGGTATCGTGATGGATTTGAAAGATTTTGCGGGCGGCGACCAACCGTCTATGCAGTACATCGGCAAAGCCCTGAAAGAGTTTCGTGACAGCGGTAAACCGGTTTATGCCATTGGCGAGAACTACAGCCAGGGGCAATATTATCTCGCCAGTTTCGCCAACAAAATTTGGCTGTCCCCGCAAGGCGTGGTTGATCTGCACGGTTTTGCCACCAACGGTCTGTACTACAAATCGTTGCTGGATAAGCTGAAAGTTTCCACCCATGTGTTCCGCGTGGGTACGTATAAATCTGCCGTTGAACCGTTTATTCGAGATGATATGTCACCAGCAGCCCGCGAAGCCGATAGCCGTTGGATTGGCGAACTGTGGCAAAACTATCTCAACACCGTTGCCGCTAACCGCCAGATCCCTGCCCAGCAGGTATTCCCTGGGGCACAAGGGCTACTTGCTGGCTTAACCAAAACGGGCGGCGATACTGCGAAGTACGCGCTGGACAACAAACTGGTCGACGTGCTGGCAACGAATGCCGAAATTGAAAAAGCCCTGACCAAAGAGTTTGGCTGGAGCAAGGCCGATAAAAATTATCGCGCCATCAGTTATTACGATTACGCACTGAAAACTCCGGCAGATACCGGCGACAGCATCGGTGTCGTCTTCGCTAATGGCGCGATTATGGATGGCGAAGAAACTCAGGGGAATGTTGGCGGCGATACGACTGCGGCACAAATCCGTGACGCTCGCCTTGATCCGAAAGTGAAAGCGATCGTTCTGCGCGTAAACAGCCCTGGCGGAAGCGTAACGGCTTCTGAAGTGATTCGCTCTGAACTGGCAGCCGCCAGAGCCGCAGGCAAGCCTGTGGTTGTGTCAATGGGCGGTATGGCGGCATCCGGTGGTTACTGGATCTCCACGCCGGCCAATTACATTGTGGCTAACCCGAGCACCCTGACCGGTTCTATCGGTATCTTCGGCGTGATCACCACTGTAGAAAACAGCCTGGATTCGATTGGTGTACATACCGATGGCGTGTCTACATCACCATTGGCAGATGTTTCCATCACTAAATCACTGCCGCCAGAAGTACAGCAGATGATGCAATTGAGCATTGAGAACGGCTATAAACGCTTTATCACGCTGGTTGCTGATTCACGTAATTCGACGCCAGAGCAGATTGATAAAATCGCCCAGGGCCATGTCTGGACCGGTCAGGATGCAAAAGCGAATGGGCTGGTCGATAGTCTCGGTGATTTCGATGATGCGGTCGCTAAAGCGGCAGAACTGGCAAAACTGAAGCAGTGGCATCTGGAATATTACGTCGATGAACCGACCTTCTTCGATAAGGTCATGGACAACATGTCAGGTTCAGTACGGGCGATGCTGCCAGATACGCTCCAGGCCATGTTACCCACCCCGCTGGCCTCGGTCGCCTCTACCGTGAAAAGCGAAAGCGACAAGCTGGCTGCCTTTAACGATCCGCAAAACCGTTATGCGTTTTGCCTGACCTGCGCCAACGTGCGTTAA
- the ansA gene encoding asparaginase has product MQKKSIYVAYTGGTIGMQRSEQGYIPVSGHLQRQLALMPEFHRPEMPDFTIHEYTPLMDSSDMTPEDWQHIAEDIKARYDEYDGFVILHGTDTMAYTASALSFMLENLGKPVIVTGSQIPLAELRSDGQINLLNALYVAANYPINEVTLFFNNRLYRGNRTTKAHADGFDAFASPNLPPLLEAGIHIRRLNTPPAPHGEGELIVHPITPQPIGVVTIYPGISADVVRNFLRQPVKALILRSYGVGNAPQNKAFLQELQEASDRGIVVVNLTQCMSGKVNMGGYATGNALAHAGVIGGADMTVEATLTKLHYLLSQGLDTETIRKAMSQNLRGELTPDD; this is encoded by the coding sequence ATGCAAAAGAAATCTATCTACGTTGCCTACACGGGCGGAACCATCGGGATGCAGCGTTCCGAGCAGGGTTATATTCCGGTGTCAGGTCATCTACAACGCCAGCTGGCGCTGATGCCGGAGTTCCATCGCCCGGAGATGCCAGATTTCACTATTCATGAATACACACCGTTGATGGATTCTTCCGATATGACGCCGGAAGACTGGCAGCATATTGCTGAAGATATTAAAGCGCGCTATGACGAATACGATGGTTTTGTCATTCTGCACGGCACCGATACGATGGCGTATACCGCCTCTGCGCTGTCGTTCATGCTGGAGAACCTTGGTAAACCGGTTATTGTGACAGGGTCACAAATCCCATTAGCCGAATTACGCTCTGACGGACAAATCAATCTGTTGAATGCGTTATACGTTGCGGCGAATTATCCCATCAATGAAGTGACGCTCTTTTTTAATAACCGTCTGTATCGCGGTAACCGCACCACCAAAGCCCATGCCGATGGTTTTGATGCCTTCGCTTCCCCGAATCTTCCTCCATTGCTGGAAGCCGGTATTCACATCCGTCGTTTAAATACGCCACCAGCACCGCACGGTGAAGGTGAACTGATCGTTCATCCGATCACCCCACAACCGATCGGTGTGGTAACAATTTATCCGGGGATTTCTGCTGACGTCGTGCGTAATTTCCTCCGTCAACCGGTGAAAGCGTTGATTTTGCGCTCATATGGCGTGGGTAATGCGCCGCAAAACAAAGCATTCCTGCAAGAATTACAAGAAGCCAGCGATCGCGGAATTGTGGTGGTTAACCTGACACAATGCATGTCCGGGAAAGTGAATATGGGCGGTTATGCCACCGGTAACGCCCTCGCCCATGCCGGTGTTATTGGCGGTGCGGATATGACCGTAGAAGCCACGCTAACCAAACTGCACTACCTGCTCAGCCAGGGACTGGATACCGAAACCATTCGCAAGGCCATGAGCCAAAACCTGCGCGGCGAACTGACGCCGGATGATTAA